The window ACAATTACGGATCACAAGATAATCTTCTGCTTTATTCCCGAATTCATAAGCAATCTGCTGAATAAGGGTCTTTGCAAAATCTTCATCATTTTTATTACGGAATACACAGCCGGCACGGGCATGATAATTATTACTGATATATTGAAGTTTATACAGATTTTCACAACTTTCAATACGGTCTGCTTCCAGACGAATCTTATCGATAAACGCAATGGGACATTCTATACTGATCAAATCAGCATTATCACTTTCAAAGCGATAGGATTCCTGCTGGGGAATAATAAAAAGTTTTCCTTCCGTAAAATCAATATAACGGTCATCATAAAGCAGCTTTCCTTTTCCCTTTACAATGTATACAAATGAAAGAAAAACTGCTGTTTTAAAAACTGCCTCTCCTTTAAGTTTTATTTCTTTTACTGTAATTCCTTCGAGATGAATCCCTTTCATGTATGCACACTATATTTTCCTCCAAAAGTACAATTTTACCATAACATAAGGAGGTTATTTTTGCATAAAAAAATATGAACACTTATCCGAAACGATGGCATGCCCTCAATTTTCTGATGGCCGGAGCCTTCCTTTCACCCCTGGATTACTTTATTGTGAATATGGCCTTACCTTCCATAAAAAATGCTTTCAAAGCCAGTGACCACCAGTTACAAATGGTTATTGCTATTTATGGACTTACCTATGGAGCCTTAGTAGTATGTGGCGGCAGGCTGGGTGATCTCTATGGACGAAAGAAAATTTTCACATTGGGATTATATACTTTTTTATTATCTTCTTTGGCCTGTGCTTTTTCTCCTACCGTTACATGGCTTATTATAGCAAGATTATTCCAGGGAGTTGGGGCTTCATTACTTGCTCCACAGGTTCTGGCTTCCATAAAAGTATTATTCAGCAGCCAGGAACAGCCAAAAGCAGTAAGCCTTTTCAGTTCAGTATTTGGCTTAGCTTCTGTCGTAGGGCAATTACTTGGAGGGTTCCTTCTCAGCATGCATTGGGAATATTTTTCATGGGAACTGGTGTTTCTCGTGAATGTTCCTGTCACGATCATTTGTATTGCCGGGATTCATTTTACAATGGACAACAGTCACAAAGAATCTAAGTCTGGAATTGACTTTAAAGGGGCATTATTACTGATTCTCGCTTTGCTCATGCTGATATGTCCTCTTATTTTCGGGCAGAAATACCAATGGGCATGGTGGATATTTGCAGTGATGCTATCAGGCGTATCTCTAATGATTATTTTCTTTAGATACGAAATGTATCTGCTAAAAAACAACCGTTCGGTACTTATAGATCCTACACTCCTTCAATACAAACCTTTTGCATTGAGCCTTCTCATTCTCTTTTTTTACAATTTCACTTCAGGTCTCTTCATTTGTTACCCTTACT of the Chryseobacterium capnotolerans genome contains:
- a CDS encoding AraC family transcriptional regulator; protein product: MKGIHLEGITVKEIKLKGEAVFKTAVFLSFVYIVKGKGKLLYDDRYIDFTEGKLFIIPQQESYRFESDNADLISIECPIAFIDKIRLEADRIESCENLYKLQYISNNYHARAGCVFRNKNDEDFAKTLIQQIAYEFGNKAEDYLVIRNCISILLNLIARNIIQSETSDLQENKKAFSIMKIIAYIQKHIKDREKTGIQTIADHFGISGNYFGEYFKQQTGVSYQDYLLDYRLKLVETYLKYSSIRLSEIAYELQFSDESHLSKLFKKYRGITPGEYRKKNR
- a CDS encoding MFS transporter; this encodes MNTYPKRWHALNFLMAGAFLSPLDYFIVNMALPSIKNAFKASDHQLQMVIAIYGLTYGALVVCGGRLGDLYGRKKIFTLGLYTFLLSSLACAFSPTVTWLIIARLFQGVGASLLAPQVLASIKVLFSSQEQPKAVSLFSSVFGLASVVGQLLGGFLLSMHWEYFSWELVFLVNVPVTIICIAGIHFTMDNSHKESKSGIDFKGALLLILALLMLICPLIFGQKYQWAWWIFAVMLSGVSLMIIFFRYEMYLLKNNRSVLIDPTLLQYKPFALSLLILFFYNFTSGLFICYPYYLQEFLHQSSIQTGLAIVPYGIAFFLGPLMVSKIKRSSHTLIYIGLGLLMGGFIFSALCFYLQQKPSFITNITLFIAGLGHGTIMPVMMRTAITFTSKEKAGQASGLISIGIQVGSVTGGAVIGTLFFNLIEILGFPKAFAISIFMIGAVQVIGILISSRLRQYSNT